Proteins found in one Oncorhynchus keta strain PuntledgeMale-10-30-2019 chromosome 2, Oket_V2, whole genome shotgun sequence genomic segment:
- the mrpl57 gene encoding ribosomal protein 63, mitochondrial, producing MFLTMALLRKGISGKQWIGKYRRPRAITWQMKRNMLVHLEREAENEYWISRPYMTTEQERGHAAERRAQSWLKIKETKFQKFPEHKYVADHLSHLNTTKTWSS from the coding sequence ATGTTCCTCACCATGGCCCTGCTGAGGAAAGGCATCTCTGGCAAGCAGTGGATCGGGAAGTACCGCCGGCCGCGTGCCATCACCTGGCAGATGAAACGCAACATGCTGGTGCACCTGGAGCGCGAGGCGGAGAACGAGTACTGGATCTCCCGACCGTACATGACcacagagcaggagagaggacacGCCGCTGAGCGCCGAGCACAGAGCTGGCTCAAAATTAAGGAGACCAAGTTTCAAAAGTTTCCAGAACATAAGTATGTTGCAGATCATCTAAGTCACCTCAACACGACCAAGACATGGTCAAGTTAA